The following are from one region of the Nostoc cf. commune SO-36 genome:
- the psbB gene encoding photosystem II chlorophyll-binding protein CP47: MGLPWYRVHTVVLNDPGRLISVHLMHTALVAGWAGSMALYELAVFDPSDPVLNPMWRQGMFVLPFMSRLGVTQSWGGWNVTGGPATDPGFWSFEGVAAAHIVLSGLLFLAAVWHWVYWDLELFRDPRTGEPALDLPKMFGIHLFLSGLLCFGFGAFHLTGLFGPGVWVSDPYGITGTVQAVAPEWGPDGFNPYNPGGIAAHHIAAGVVGIIAGLFHLTVRPPERLYKALRMGNIETVLSSSIAAVFFAAFVVAGTMWYGNAATPIELFGPTRYQWDQGYFRQEIQRRVQTSVAEGATLDQAWSQIPEKLAFYDYVGNSPAKGGLFRTGPMVKGDGIAQSWQGHAVFKDSEGRELTVRRLPNFFETFPVILSDADGIVRADIPFRRAESKYSFEQTGVTVSFYGGDLNGKTFTEPADVKKYARKAQGGEIFEFDRETLNSDGVFRTSPRGWFTFGHAVFALLFFFGHLWHGSRTIYRDVFAGVDADLEEQVEWGLFQKVGDKSTRRKEAL; this comes from the coding sequence ATGGGACTACCCTGGTACCGAGTACATACAGTCGTCCTGAATGATCCAGGACGGCTGATTTCTGTACATCTAATGCACACAGCCTTAGTAGCAGGCTGGGCTGGTTCGATGGCACTCTACGAACTAGCTGTTTTTGACCCTAGCGATCCGGTTCTCAATCCGATGTGGCGTCAAGGGATGTTCGTTCTACCCTTCATGTCACGTTTGGGCGTTACCCAATCTTGGGGTGGTTGGAACGTTACTGGTGGCCCAGCAACTGATCCTGGATTTTGGTCATTTGAAGGTGTTGCTGCGGCTCACATCGTTCTTTCCGGTTTGCTCTTCCTAGCTGCCGTATGGCACTGGGTTTACTGGGATTTGGAACTCTTTAGAGATCCCCGTACTGGTGAACCTGCCCTAGACTTGCCAAAAATGTTTGGCATTCACCTGTTCTTATCTGGTCTACTTTGTTTTGGATTTGGTGCTTTTCACCTCACCGGACTATTTGGGCCGGGGGTATGGGTTTCTGACCCTTATGGAATCACTGGCACCGTCCAGGCAGTAGCACCAGAATGGGGCCCAGATGGTTTTAACCCATACAACCCTGGTGGTATTGCGGCTCACCACATAGCTGCTGGTGTTGTTGGTATTATTGCAGGCTTATTCCACCTCACAGTTAGACCCCCCGAACGGCTCTATAAAGCCCTGCGGATGGGGAACATTGAAACAGTACTCTCTAGCAGTATTGCAGCAGTCTTCTTTGCTGCTTTCGTCGTTGCTGGTACTATGTGGTACGGTAACGCCGCCACTCCCATCGAATTGTTTGGCCCTACCCGCTACCAATGGGATCAAGGCTACTTCCGTCAAGAAATTCAGCGCCGCGTTCAAACAAGCGTTGCTGAAGGTGCAACCCTTGACCAAGCTTGGTCGCAAATTCCCGAAAAACTGGCATTCTATGATTATGTCGGTAATAGCCCCGCTAAAGGCGGTCTATTCCGTACAGGGCCAATGGTAAAAGGTGATGGTATTGCCCAATCTTGGCAAGGTCACGCCGTATTCAAAGATTCTGAAGGACGGGAATTGACCGTGCGTCGTCTCCCCAACTTCTTTGAAACCTTCCCAGTGATTTTGAGCGATGCAGATGGAATTGTCCGCGCTGACATTCCTTTCCGTCGGGCAGAATCTAAGTATAGCTTTGAGCAAACTGGTGTCACCGTTAGTTTTTACGGTGGTGATCTCAATGGTAAGACCTTTACAGAACCAGCTGATGTGAAGAAGTATGCCCGTAAAGCTCAAGGCGGTGAAATCTTTGAATTTGACCGAGAAACCTTGAACTCTGATGGTGTATTCCGCACCAGTCCTAGAGGTTGGTTTACCTTTGGACACGCCGTATTTGCTCTGCTGTTCTTCTTTGGTCATCTCTGGCATGGTTCTCGGACAATTTACCGAGACGTATTTGCTGGTGTTGATGCGGATCTAGAAGAACAAGTTGAGTGGGGTCTATTCCAGAAAGTGGGTGACAAGTCAACCCGCCGGAAGGAAGCCCTTTAA
- a CDS encoding photosystem II reaction center protein T: MESVAYILIFTLCIGTLFFAIAFREPPRFEKPKDK; the protein is encoded by the coding sequence ATGGAAAGCGTTGCGTACATCTTGATTTTTACTCTGTGTATAGGTACTCTCTTTTTTGCGATCGCATTTCGTGAACCCCCTCGTTTTGAGAAACCAAAAGATAAGTAG
- a CDS encoding HAD family hydrolase: MVTIKCRNITFDNIQAILFDKNGTLEDSETYLRSLAQKAARLIDAQIPGTGEPLLMAFGINGNLLDPAGLISVGSRRETEVAAAAYIAESGKGWFECLKIARQALDEAEKYIGQTPSPLFVGSLDLLKYLQKGGLKLGILSAATTEEVRNFVANHQLNDYIQLEMGVDDGPGKPDPVLFLQACQALGVEPSATLMVGDAVGDMQMARNAKAAGCIGITWVGKPDNVRGADVVINQLDEIQILED, encoded by the coding sequence GTGGTAACTATTAAATGTAGAAACATTACTTTTGATAATATCCAGGCAATTTTGTTTGACAAAAACGGTACTCTGGAAGATTCAGAAACTTATTTGCGATCGCTAGCACAAAAAGCAGCAAGATTAATAGATGCTCAAATTCCTGGAACAGGAGAACCTTTATTGATGGCATTTGGCATCAATGGCAATCTTTTAGATCCCGCAGGTTTAATATCAGTAGGAAGCCGCCGCGAAACTGAAGTTGCGGCTGCGGCATATATTGCTGAAAGTGGAAAAGGATGGTTTGAGTGCTTAAAAATAGCCCGTCAAGCTTTGGATGAAGCGGAAAAATACATTGGACAAACCCCTTCACCATTGTTTGTGGGTAGCCTAGACTTGCTGAAATACCTACAAAAAGGCGGATTAAAACTTGGCATCCTCTCGGCTGCAACAACTGAAGAAGTACGTAATTTTGTCGCCAATCACCAATTAAATGATTATATCCAACTAGAAATGGGAGTGGATGACGGGCCGGGTAAACCAGATCCAGTGCTATTTTTGCAAGCTTGCCAAGCCTTGGGAGTTGAACCAAGCGCTACATTGATGGTGGGAGATGCAGTGGGTGATATGCAAATGGCACGTAATGCCAAAGCCGCAGGTTGTATTGGTATCACTTGGGTGGGTAAGCCAGATAATGTACGAGGTGCGGATGTGGTGATTAATCAACTTGATGAAATCCAGATTTTGGAGGATTAA